The DNA sequence CCACGAACTTTGCATTTTAGTTTGATGGGTGCTCGTGATTTAAGTATCATAAATACACCACCGCCCAATAGGCAACCTGTTACCACCGAAATGCATCCCACAAATGATGATATAATACGTGATGCAATTAATGAAGAAATACAACGTGGTGGGCAAACATTTGTAATACATAACCGTGTAAAAGATATATATGATATTGCTGATAAAATTCGTGAACTGTGTCCGCAAGCTAGAGTGGGTGTGGGTCATGGACAACTGGAGGGTCATGAGTTGGAAGAGGTTATGATTAAATTTGTGGAAGGAGAATATGATGTATTGGTGGCCACAACTATTATAGAAAGTGGTTTGGATATTAGCAATGCAAATACGATTATCATAAACAATGCACACATGTATGGCCTAAGTGATATACATCAAATGCGTGGGCGTGTGGGTAGAAGTAATAAGAAAGCATATTGTTATCTATTGGTTCCATCATTATCTATGCTTACCGAAGATGCCCGCCGAAGGCTGAGTGCCGTGGAAGAGTTTAGCGAACTGGGAAGTGGATTTAATATAGCCATGCGTGATTTGGATATACGTGGTAGCGGAAATTTATTGGGTGCCGAACAAAGTGGATTTATAGCAGAAATTGGTTATGATATGTATCATAAAATTTTGGATGAAGCAGTTCACGAACTCAAAGATGAAGAATTTGCAGATTTATTTAAAGACGAACCTATTATAGAAACCAAGAAAGATGTTATTATAGAAACCGATGTACAAATGGTAATTCCTGATAGTTATGTGCGAAGTGGAACGGAGCGATTAAGTTTATATAGTGAGCTCTCAAACATCACTAAGGACGAGGATTTGCAGAAGTTTGCTTACAAATTAAAAGATAGATTTGGTAGCTTACCGCCCGCAGTGATAGATTTATTAGATGGGATGAAATTGAAGTGGGCAGGTCAAGTATTATTATTAGAAAAAACGACACTCAAAAATAAAACTTTGGTATTATACTTCCCCTTAGGTGTGCAAAACTCATATTATGAAGGTCCGCTATTTGGGCGAATTATTAATCATATAAATAGCAATCCATCTCGTTATAAATTGGGTCAGTTTAAAACACAGCTAACGCTTACAGTGCAGAATGTGATGGGTATTCCTGCGGCTACGGAATTGGTAGTGGAGTTGGGAAGGTTTTCACTGTAATTAGTCATTCTGTTCGCCGCGGCGAACAGAATGACTAATTACAATATTATTTTTTCAAAATCCAATTTATTATAATACTACTTCTTCTTCCCTTGCGTTAAAATCAATCGCAATGAAGTATCCTTTGTAATATATGCCCATGCCCAATTAATAAATATAATCAATTTATTTTTCACACTGAGTATAAGCATGAGGTGCAAAAACATCCAAACCAACCACGCAAAATATCCCTTAAATTGTATAAAGGGTAAATCGACCACAGCCTTGTTACGACCAATAGTGGCCATGGAACCAAGGTCTTTATATTCAAATTCTTTAGTAGATTTATTATAATATATAGCTTTCAAATTCTTGGCTAATAGTTTCGCCTGATTGATAGCCACATTTGCCAATTGGGGATGGCCCTTTGGATACTTTGGTGTTTCCATGGAAGCTATATCACCAAGAGCAAAAATATTTTCCGAGCCTTCCACTTTATTGATGCGATTTACTTTAAATCTATTGCTGTTTGTTATGATACTTATAGGAAATCCCGGTATGGTATTTCCTATAACACCAGCTGCCCAAATTACTGTTTTTGTTTTGATAGTTTCACCTGTGCTCAAAGTTAAAAATTCACCATCATAGTCTTTTACAAAAGTTTCGGTATATATGGTAACGCCCATTTCTTGCAAATACTTTTTCGAAGCATTTTTTGCAGTAACACTCATACTATTTAAAGTATCTTTACTACCTTCCACTAAGGTGATATTAAATTTAGAAAAATCGATTCCTGGAAAATCTTTGGGCAATATATGTTTCTTTATTTCAGCAAATGCTCCTGATAGCTCAACCCCAGTGGGACCAGCACCTACAATCACTAAATTAAACAAACTTTCTTTTACATGTTCTTCCGCCGATATAATATTTTCGAAGTTTTGTATGATGTGATTTCTAATAGTAATTGCATCATAAGTTGTTTTTAAGGTCAGTGTATTTTTACTGATATTTTCATTGCCGAAAAAATTTGTTTTGCAACCTATTGCAATCACTAAGATGTCATATTCAAATTCACCTATTGTGGTAGCAATTTTATTATATATTTGATTTACACTTAATACTTCGGCAAGCCTTATTTGAACATTTTTATTTTTCTTGAAAATATTTCTTAGCGGAAATGAAATGCTTGATGGCTCAAGCTGTGAAGTAGCAACTTGATAAAATAGGGGTTGAAACTGATGGTGATTGATTTTATCAATGAGCAGGACCTCAAATAATTTTTCATCGAGTGTTTGAATAAATTGAATTCCTGCAAAGCCTCCACCTATTACAATTACTTTTTTTTTAATCTGCATATAGTGTATTACAACAATCCAAATAGGATTAGGTTTTACTTATTGTTTTCTCTTATTAAGTTTCTCCAATATTTTCGCTGAAATGGTATCAGAATAAATTCCATAACCTGTTACCAAAATACCTTTAACACCCGTCTTTGATTCGATGGCATAAACCACAGCTTCATCTGCAGGGTCGGAGTCGCCTTCGTAGCGGTATACGTCTACAATCTCAAAATCATCCACTTCGAATTTCCCTGTATGGCAAACAAGGCAGTTTTCTTCTAAATTGAAATCAATATTAAAGCCGTTTCCTAAGCTTACTAATAGCAGTTGATACTGTATCGTAGTGAAAATATTCTTCCATATCGATTATACCGAAACTCAATATATAATAGTCCAAAAGAAAGGGCTAATTCCCCCGCAAGTTTGCGGGGCTTTCGGGATGTAGTTCGGCATTACCATTCTAAAAACTAAATTCGCCACAGGCGGAGAACTATTTTAGTTTAAGAATTGGTATTATATAAGAAAATAGTATTGAATCGGGGCTTGAAAATTTCGTTTCGCTTCATTCAATATTTTATTTATAATTGTGCTTATTTCTGTAGCCTTGGTCTGGGTGGTCGCAGCAGCAGTATGAAATCATTTGCATTTTTTCAACATTTGACTCAGTAATGTTTTATCCCAGTACTTTTTCGGAGTGATTTTTTTATATCTTTTCAAATAGAATTTGCTTTCCTTACAATTACCCAAAATATAGTGGCAGAATGATATATCCCAAAGGACCGCAGTGTAATCCGATTTATGAGGAAGTGCTTTTTCAAACATACCAATTGCAGCTTTTATATATTCCAAATTCTCAGTTTTCATATAGATTCTGTAATAACACCAAGCCAAATCTCTATAATATAATTGGATACTTTTTGAAATCAGATTGGTGTCAAAAGTTTCCATGTTTACTTTGGCCTGATAAAATGTTGCACTATCAACAGGTTCGCAAGACAGTTTTGACAAACTATCTCTCATTAATTTATAATCTTGGCTTTGGGCACTTGTCAAATTATTGATTAAAAGGAAAATTATAATCAGTTGCATCGTTTTCATCATATTTATAAGGTCTTCCCCGCAGGACTTTATTTTCCACTATCATTATTTTTTACCAAAAGGTCGTCCCCCTAGGACCTTATAATTTCTAATTTTTTAAATCCAAGCATTAGTGGCAATCTTAATTCGTCAATAAATTCTCGCGTCAGCCAAATTGCAAATCATTAAATCATAAATTAAACCGTTGCCACTACCTTCAACTCGATCCCAATAGGTGTGGGCAAACAATTAACCTCTAAAGTGGTTCTGCAAGGTGGGTTCTCGGCAAAATATTCCGCCCAAAGTTTATTATAGATGGGGAAATCGTCTTTCATATTGGTGAGGTAAACCGTCACATCTACAATTTTGTCCCAACTACTGCCCGAATCTTCCAAAATATATTTCACGTTTTTGAAAACCGAATGGCATTGGGCTGCGATATCGTAACTGGTA is a window from the Bacteroidota bacterium genome containing:
- a CDS encoding NAD(P)/FAD-dependent oxidoreductase, with the protein product MQIKKKVIVIGGGFAGIQFIQTLDEKLFEVLLIDKINHHQFQPLFYQVATSQLEPSSISFPLRNIFKKNKNVQIRLAEVLSVNQIYNKIATTIGEFEYDILVIAIGCKTNFFGNENISKNTLTLKTTYDAITIRNHIIQNFENIISAEEHVKESLFNLVIVGAGPTGVELSGAFAEIKKHILPKDFPGIDFSKFNITLVEGSKDTLNSMSVTAKNASKKYLQEMGVTIYTETFVKDYDGEFLTLSTGETIKTKTVIWAAGVIGNTIPGFPISIITNSNRFKVNRINKVEGSENIFALGDIASMETPKYPKGHPQLANVAINQAKLLAKNLKAIYYNKSTKEFEYKDLGSMATIGRNKAVVDLPFIQFKGYFAWLVWMFLHLMLILSVKNKLIIFINWAWAYITKDTSLRLILTQGKKK
- a CDS encoding RidA family protein; translated protein: MEQHSIESGKAPEPVGLYPHARRVGNLLFLSGVGPRERGTRKIPGVELDEQGQITSYDIAAQCHSVFKNVKYILEDSGSSWDKIVDVTVYLTNMKDDFPIYNKLWAEYFAENPPCRTTLEVNCLPTPIGIELKVVATV